One genomic window of Prochlorococcus marinus str. NATL2A includes the following:
- a CDS encoding DUF565 domain-containing protein — MQKTFLYKSSTKIVDRLANWAANPWRRYSLLAIIFLIGFLAGSSLGMINGVLALMDPVGAFIALIFLELLIQARFVFLKSNKPIILVRIFDMFRIGLAYGLFSEGLKLL; from the coding sequence ATGCAGAAAACATTTTTATATAAATCATCTACAAAAATTGTTGATAGGTTAGCAAACTGGGCTGCAAATCCTTGGAGAAGATATTCATTGTTAGCAATAATTTTTTTAATAGGCTTTTTAGCAGGTAGTTCTCTAGGTATGATTAATGGTGTACTAGCGTTGATGGATCCTGTTGGAGCATTTATTGCTTTAATATTTTTGGAGTTACTAATTCAAGCTAGATTTGTATTTCTGAAGTCTAATAAACCAATAATACTAGTTAGGATCTTTGATATGTTCAGAATAGGATTAGCGTATGGACTTTTTTCAGAAGGTTTGAAACTATTATAA
- a CDS encoding aspartate carbamoyltransferase catalytic subunit: protein MNNWKHNHVLDLSTFSLEDYKTVLELTTRFKDVHKSSSRKLPALHGRLIANLFFEPSTRTRTSFELAAKRLSADVQNFSVSSSSLNKGETPLDTILTYISMGADILVIRHESTNVPAELANYVDINNINTSILNAGDGFHSHPSQGLLDLFTLATFFNPNEPSTNSLLNKKITIVGDILHSRVARSNLWALTACGAEVTLCGPPSLLPEEFIDFVQNPPLGQNFDPINKRGSVFIKRSLKDALKNSDAVMTLRLQKERMKQNMLTDLDSYYVQYGITHESLKWCEKKVPVLHPGPVNRGVEISNRLVEDNSINLISKQVENGIPTRMALLYLLGLNKKD, encoded by the coding sequence ATGAATAATTGGAAACATAATCACGTTCTTGATTTATCTACGTTTTCTTTAGAGGATTACAAAACAGTTTTAGAATTAACAACAAGATTTAAAGATGTCCATAAATCAAGTTCTAGAAAACTTCCCGCTCTTCATGGAAGATTAATCGCCAATTTATTTTTCGAGCCCAGTACAAGGACAAGAACTAGCTTTGAACTTGCAGCAAAGAGACTATCTGCAGATGTTCAAAATTTTTCTGTATCTTCAAGTTCTCTAAACAAAGGAGAGACTCCTTTAGACACTATTCTCACATACATCTCAATGGGGGCTGATATCTTAGTAATTAGGCATGAGTCAACAAATGTACCCGCAGAGTTAGCTAATTACGTTGACATAAATAACATCAATACATCAATTCTCAATGCAGGTGATGGATTTCATAGCCATCCAAGTCAAGGTCTTTTGGATCTATTTACACTTGCTACTTTTTTTAATCCAAATGAACCATCAACTAATAGTCTTTTAAATAAAAAAATTACAATAGTTGGAGATATCCTTCATTCTAGAGTTGCCAGATCAAACCTTTGGGCTCTAACTGCATGTGGAGCAGAGGTAACACTATGTGGACCTCCAAGCCTTCTTCCAGAGGAATTCATTGATTTTGTTCAGAATCCTCCGCTAGGGCAAAATTTTGATCCCATTAATAAGAGAGGTTCTGTTTTCATAAAAAGATCGCTAAAAGACGCATTAAAAAATAGTGATGCAGTTATGACACTTCGATTACAGAAAGAGAGAATGAAGCAAAATATGCTTACTGATCTTGATAGTTATTATGTACAATATGGGATAACCCATGAAAGTTTAAAATGGTGTGAAAAGAAAGTTCCTGTTCTTCATCCTGGACCAGTAAATAGAGGAGTAGAAATAAGTAATCGATTAGTTGAAGATAATTCAATCAATCTTATAAGTAAACAAGTAGAAAATGGTATTCCAACAAGAATGGCTTTGTTGTATTTACTAGGGTTAAATAAAAAAGATTAA
- a CDS encoding DNA-3-methyladenine glycosylase, with translation MVAPSLIGCFLIKRLSKNSYLAGVIVETEAYSQEEASCHGFSGRTQRNKTLFGEPGNFYIYLSYGINSCVNIVTGKKNWANGVLLRSIAIKGEHERIASGPGLLAKRFGLNKNFDNLHLSPANDFWLSEGENLTRMGNIVQTTRIGISQAKDIPWRWYLKSSRSVSKRVRGDRIPPKNKCWEPSTFEEL, from the coding sequence ATGGTCGCACCTAGCTTAATTGGCTGTTTTTTAATTAAGCGCTTATCAAAAAACAGCTATCTTGCCGGCGTAATTGTTGAAACTGAGGCTTATTCTCAAGAAGAAGCTTCATGCCATGGCTTCTCAGGGAGAACTCAAAGAAACAAAACCCTTTTTGGTGAACCGGGTAACTTTTACATATACCTTTCATATGGCATTAATAGTTGTGTAAATATTGTTACTGGTAAGAAAAACTGGGCAAATGGTGTACTTCTTAGATCGATAGCAATAAAAGGAGAACACGAGAGAATTGCCTCTGGGCCTGGATTATTGGCAAAAAGATTTGGATTAAATAAGAATTTTGACAATTTACACTTGTCACCTGCAAATGATTTCTGGTTATCAGAGGGAGAAAATTTAACAAGAATGGGAAATATTGTTCAGACCACAAGGATTGGCATTTCGCAAGCCAAAGATATACCTTGGCGTTGGTACCTTAAAAGTAGTAGAAGTGTTAGCAAAAGGGTTAGAGGTGATCGAATTCCTCCAAAAAATAAGTGTTGGGAACCATCAACATTTGAGGAATTATGA
- the gatC gene encoding Asp-tRNA(Asn)/Glu-tRNA(Gln) amidotransferase subunit GatC: MTKISSSDVRKVAQLARLELPEDQIETYTEQLEEILSYVDQLQEIDTKNIPPTTRAVEVVNAMRDDLVEVNCSREDLLNQAPHREGDFFRVPKIL; this comes from the coding sequence ATGACTAAAATTTCTTCATCTGATGTACGTAAGGTTGCACAGTTAGCTCGTTTAGAACTTCCAGAAGATCAAATAGAAACCTATACAGAGCAACTCGAAGAAATACTTTCTTATGTTGATCAACTGCAAGAAATAGATACTAAAAATATTCCTCCAACTACTAGAGCTGTAGAGGTGGTTAATGCAATGAGGGATGATTTAGTTGAAGTTAATTGCTCAAGAGAAGATCTTCTTAATCAAGCACCTCATAGGGAAGGTGATTTTTTTAGAGTTCCTAAAATACTTTAA
- the crtR gene encoding beta-carotene hydroxylase, translating into MTQCLSRSDKNKATKKLKSLRDWQNEIQEYLDPPKPLNVTLGLFFGGYFLAIVSVWQWYQGNWPLPILVALAFLALHMEGTVIHDACHNAAHPNKWINQFMGHGSAILLGFSFPVFTRVHLEHHKYVNDPKNDPDHIVSTFGPIWLIAPRFFYHEYFFFERKLWRKFELMQWGIERGIFICIVIAGIKYNFMNVIYNLWFGPALMVGVTLGIFFDYLPHRPFQSRNRWKNARVYPSKLMNLLIMGQNYHLVHHLWPSIPWFEYKPAYEATKPLLDQKGSPQRMGIFETQKDSLNFLYDVLLGIRSHKERRSKMRPIARILPKNNWRRKYIKLIHKTRIRTESK; encoded by the coding sequence ATGACCCAGTGCTTATCGAGGTCTGACAAAAACAAGGCAACGAAAAAACTGAAGTCATTACGCGACTGGCAAAATGAGATCCAAGAATATCTTGATCCGCCAAAGCCTTTAAACGTAACTTTAGGTCTTTTCTTTGGTGGATATTTTCTTGCAATAGTTAGTGTTTGGCAGTGGTATCAGGGGAACTGGCCGTTACCAATTTTAGTTGCATTAGCTTTTTTAGCTCTACATATGGAAGGCACTGTTATTCATGACGCCTGCCACAATGCTGCCCACCCAAATAAATGGATCAATCAATTTATGGGACATGGGTCAGCGATATTACTAGGTTTTAGTTTCCCAGTTTTCACAAGAGTTCATCTAGAGCATCACAAATACGTTAACGACCCAAAAAACGATCCAGATCACATAGTTAGCACCTTTGGCCCTATTTGGTTAATTGCTCCAAGATTTTTCTATCATGAATATTTTTTCTTTGAGCGAAAACTTTGGAGAAAGTTTGAACTAATGCAATGGGGAATTGAAAGAGGAATATTTATTTGCATAGTCATTGCCGGAATTAAATACAATTTCATGAATGTTATTTATAATTTATGGTTCGGACCAGCATTAATGGTTGGAGTCACTTTAGGAATATTTTTTGATTATCTACCTCATAGACCTTTTCAGTCTAGAAATAGATGGAAAAATGCAAGAGTCTATCCAAGTAAATTAATGAACTTACTAATAATGGGACAAAATTATCATTTAGTTCATCATTTATGGCCCTCTATTCCATGGTTTGAATATAAACCAGCTTACGAAGCCACAAAACCACTTTTAGATCAAAAAGGTTCGCCTCAAAGAATGGGGATTTTTGAAACTCAGAAAGATAGTCTAAATTTTCTTTATGATGTTTTACTTGGAATCAGAAGCCATAAAGAAAGAAGAAGTAAAATGAGACCAATAGCAAGAATATTACCGAAAAACAATTGGAGGAGAAAATATATAAAATTAATTCATAAAACTAGAATCAGAACAGAAAGTAAATGA
- the ileS gene encoding isoleucine--tRNA ligase, translating to MNNIKKDSQKDRPTYKDTLNLLQTNFGMRANATLREPELQAFWREKNIDFELGLNNSGETFTLHDGPPYANGTLHMGHALNKVLKDIINKFQTMKGKKVCYVPGWDCHGLPIELKVLQAMDKSQRAELTPIKLRKKAAAYAKKQVSQQMDGFKRWGVWGDWDQPYLSLDKKFEASQIKLFGEMVFKGYIYRGLKPVHWSPSSQTALAEAELEYPTGHTSKSIYVGFKVNQIPKRLTQEISKQAPDLINSEGKLKELKLVIWTTTPWTIPANEAISVNQKLEYVIAQSSDRSLIIIANDLLQEVSKSVGINYEKRVLIKGSILDGIIYKHPLFDKISPVVLGGDYITTESGTGLVHTAPGHGVDDFNTAKKYNLSISCPVDEKGFLTKEAGKFEGLNVLKDANSVIISDLINAGSLLKEIPYEHRYPYDWRTKKPTIFRATEQWFASVEGFRDKALSAIEDVIWLPESGKNRINSMVRERGDWCISRQRTWGVPIPVFYEKNGQEILLNKETISHIADLFSVHGADIWWEYEVSELLPPSYLNQADRWQKGTDTMDVWFDSGSSWSSVISKKENLNYPADLYLEGSDQHRGWFQSSLLTSVAVNEHAPFKKVLTHGFALDENGRKMSKSLGNIIDPLVIINGGSNKKLDPAYGADVLRLWVSSVDYSADVPIGSNILKQISDVYRKVRNTSRYLLGNLYDFDYKIDSIDIANLPLLDKWMLNRTAEVIDEISDAYNNFEFSKFFQTIQNFCVVDLSNFYLDIAKDRLYVSSKSDFRRRSCQTVLSLVIEKISGLIAPVLCHMAEDIWQNIPYDLEEASVFQRGWPNVPKSWKNSSFNCHVTELRKLRAVINRMLESCRNNQALGSSLEASVRVDISDEKVKAAIEWLAESESNNVDVLRDWFLVSSLQIGGEPWAEVLVSEDNDYASVEIAKARGFKCERCWHYEIEMSKNPQHTNICKRCEKVVLAI from the coding sequence GTGAATAACATCAAAAAAGATTCTCAAAAGGATCGTCCCACTTACAAAGACACTCTCAACCTTTTGCAGACTAATTTTGGAATGAGGGCAAATGCAACTCTAAGAGAACCTGAGTTGCAAGCTTTTTGGAGAGAAAAAAATATAGATTTTGAATTAGGCTTAAATAATTCTGGAGAGACTTTTACTTTGCATGATGGCCCGCCATATGCAAATGGAACGCTTCATATGGGGCATGCTCTCAACAAAGTATTGAAGGACATAATCAATAAATTTCAAACAATGAAAGGGAAAAAAGTTTGTTATGTCCCTGGATGGGATTGCCATGGATTGCCTATTGAATTGAAAGTTCTTCAAGCTATGGATAAAAGTCAACGAGCTGAATTAACACCTATTAAGTTGAGAAAAAAAGCTGCTGCTTATGCAAAAAAGCAAGTTTCCCAACAAATGGATGGTTTTAAAAGATGGGGCGTATGGGGTGACTGGGATCAACCATATTTAAGTTTAGACAAAAAGTTTGAAGCCTCTCAAATCAAGTTGTTTGGTGAAATGGTCTTCAAAGGATATATATATCGAGGCCTAAAACCAGTTCATTGGAGTCCAAGTTCTCAAACAGCTCTGGCCGAGGCGGAACTAGAATATCCAACCGGTCATACTAGCAAAAGTATTTATGTAGGATTTAAAGTTAATCAAATACCAAAAAGATTAACTCAAGAAATTTCTAAGCAAGCTCCAGATCTAATTAATTCTGAAGGGAAATTAAAAGAATTAAAACTTGTCATTTGGACTACTACTCCTTGGACAATTCCTGCAAATGAGGCCATTTCTGTTAACCAAAAATTAGAATATGTAATTGCACAAAGTTCTGATCGTTCATTGATAATTATTGCTAACGATCTTCTGCAAGAAGTATCTAAGAGTGTAGGAATTAATTATGAAAAAAGAGTATTAATCAAAGGATCAATCTTAGATGGAATTATATATAAACATCCTTTATTTGATAAAATAAGTCCTGTTGTTTTAGGAGGAGATTATATTACAACTGAATCAGGAACTGGATTAGTACATACTGCTCCAGGTCATGGTGTTGATGATTTTAATACTGCTAAAAAATATAATTTATCAATTTCTTGCCCAGTTGATGAAAAAGGTTTTCTAACGAAAGAAGCAGGAAAATTTGAAGGTCTAAATGTATTGAAAGATGCTAATAGTGTCATAATAAGTGATCTCATTAATGCTGGATCTTTGCTTAAAGAAATTCCATATGAGCACAGGTATCCTTATGATTGGAGAACTAAAAAACCAACTATTTTTAGAGCTACAGAACAATGGTTTGCTTCCGTTGAAGGATTTAGAGATAAAGCCCTTTCTGCCATAGAAGATGTTATTTGGCTTCCTGAATCGGGAAAAAATAGAATTAATTCCATGGTTAGAGAAAGAGGAGATTGGTGTATCTCCCGACAAAGGACCTGGGGAGTTCCAATACCAGTATTTTATGAAAAGAATGGACAAGAAATCTTGCTCAATAAAGAAACTATTTCTCATATAGCTGATTTATTTTCTGTTCATGGAGCAGATATTTGGTGGGAATATGAAGTATCTGAGCTATTACCTCCTTCTTATTTAAATCAGGCAGATCGATGGCAAAAAGGTACCGATACTATGGATGTTTGGTTTGACTCCGGCTCTAGTTGGTCTTCAGTTATTTCTAAGAAAGAAAATTTAAATTATCCAGCAGATTTATATTTGGAGGGATCTGATCAACATCGGGGTTGGTTCCAGTCCTCTTTATTAACTTCGGTAGCAGTGAATGAACATGCACCTTTTAAAAAGGTCCTTACACATGGTTTTGCATTAGATGAGAATGGTAGGAAAATGAGTAAATCCTTAGGAAACATTATTGATCCTTTAGTTATAATTAATGGTGGTTCAAATAAGAAATTAGATCCTGCGTATGGAGCTGATGTTTTGAGGTTATGGGTTAGTTCTGTTGATTACTCTGCAGATGTTCCTATTGGATCAAACATACTAAAGCAAATTTCTGATGTTTATCGTAAGGTTCGAAATACTTCTAGGTATCTATTAGGTAACCTCTATGATTTTGATTATAAAATTGATTCCATTGATATTGCTAACCTACCATTGTTAGATAAATGGATGTTGAATAGAACAGCTGAAGTAATCGATGAAATATCAGATGCATACAATAATTTTGAATTTTCGAAATTTTTCCAAACAATTCAAAACTTTTGTGTTGTTGATCTATCTAATTTTTACTTAGATATTGCAAAAGATAGGTTGTATGTGAGTTCTAAATCTGACTTTAGACGAAGAAGTTGTCAGACAGTTTTATCCTTGGTAATTGAAAAAATATCTGGATTAATTGCACCTGTTTTATGTCATATGGCAGAAGATATTTGGCAGAATATTCCATATGACTTAGAGGAAGCCTCAGTATTTCAAAGAGGATGGCCTAATGTACCTAAATCATGGAAAAATAGTAGTTTTAATTGTCATGTGACTGAACTACGTAAACTCAGAGCAGTTATTAATCGTATGTTGGAGAGTTGTAGAAATAATCAAGCGTTAGGTTCTTCTTTGGAAGCATCAGTAAGGGTAGATATATCTGATGAAAAAGTTAAAGCTGCTATTGAATGGTTAGCTGAAAGCGAATCTAATAATGTTGATGTATTAAGAGATTGGTTCCTGGTTTCATCTTTGCAAATTGGTGGTGAGCCATGGGCTGAGGTTTTAGTTAGTGAGGACAATGATTATGCTTCAGTCGAGATTGCAAAAGCAAGGGGATTTAAGTGTGAAAGATGTTGGCATTATGAAATAGAAATGAGTAAGAATCCTCAACACACAAATATTTGCAAAAGGTGCGAAAAAGTAGTCTTAGCTATTTAA
- a CDS encoding DUF3177 family protein yields the protein MTEPQFQILVWLSYRIAATFAFGLPLFLLIWAKRSNSSSIDRLLSIYWKVSSIYAINLIFLSVESQLGQSISFIAPILIVSSIWFWSDLNEEIDEMPDYKPIALTTRIWRWTLTFWSLLNTGLHIFSWRCLNSINENYCDNWREIPFNSFMTTKTLIKFVLDGNWSTGFAKFFAYLSLILYLIGLLQWLIIKLPKNGRFAGKF from the coding sequence TTGACTGAACCTCAATTCCAAATTCTAGTTTGGCTCTCATATCGAATTGCGGCCACCTTCGCATTCGGTCTCCCATTATTTCTATTGATTTGGGCAAAAAGATCAAATTCGAGCTCCATTGATAGACTTTTATCAATTTACTGGAAAGTTTCTAGTATTTATGCGATAAACCTTATATTTCTTAGTGTTGAGAGCCAATTAGGTCAATCGATTTCATTCATTGCACCAATACTTATTGTCAGTTCTATTTGGTTTTGGTCTGATCTCAATGAAGAAATTGATGAAATGCCTGATTACAAACCAATTGCTTTAACTACAAGAATTTGGCGATGGACTTTAACTTTTTGGTCTTTACTAAATACTGGACTTCATATATTTAGTTGGAGATGTTTGAATTCAATTAATGAGAACTATTGTGATAATTGGAGAGAAATTCCATTTAATTCATTCATGACAACAAAAACACTAATAAAATTTGTGTTAGACGGTAATTGGAGTACAGGATTTGCTAAATTTTTCGCATATTTATCCCTAATTTTATATCTAATAGGGTTACTTCAATGGTTGATCATTAAATTACCAAAGAATGGCCGTTTCGCCGGTAAATTTTAA
- the trmB gene encoding tRNA (guanosine(46)-N7)-methyltransferase TrmB: MRQHVNPLSQFFQLPLSLPSKNILFEKSHYPIHLDIGSAKGEFLIELATKCPDWNFVGLEIREPLVSLCEKKRRKLELTNLKFLFCNVNVSLDEWLSDLDFGQLKRVSIQFPDPWFKRKHFKRRVLKTNILNSIAKAMSKNGEIFIQSDIFELIEYMTNTIDENRYFTRKNVGDLRSINKNPYNVMTDREILSLKKNLLIYRVMYIRNSLLFTN; this comes from the coding sequence GTGAGACAGCATGTAAATCCTTTAAGTCAATTTTTTCAGTTACCATTATCTCTTCCTAGTAAGAATATTCTTTTTGAGAAATCTCACTATCCAATTCATTTAGATATTGGATCTGCAAAAGGTGAATTTCTGATTGAATTAGCAACAAAATGCCCTGACTGGAATTTTGTTGGGCTTGAGATAAGAGAACCTCTTGTTAGTTTATGTGAAAAGAAAAGAAGAAAATTAGAATTGACTAATTTAAAGTTTCTATTTTGTAATGTTAATGTCAGTCTAGATGAATGGTTATCTGACTTAGATTTTGGTCAATTAAAAAGAGTTTCAATTCAATTCCCAGATCCTTGGTTTAAAAGAAAACACTTTAAAAGAAGGGTCCTAAAAACTAATATTCTTAATTCAATTGCTAAAGCTATGAGTAAGAATGGCGAAATATTTATTCAAAGCGATATATTTGAACTTATTGAATATATGACTAATACGATTGATGAAAATAGATATTTTACTAGAAAAAATGTAGGAGATCTGAGGTCAATTAATAAAAATCCTTATAATGTAATGACAGATAGAGAAATATTGTCTCTTAAGAAAAATTTGCTAATTTATAGAGTAATGTATATTAGAAATAGTCTATTATTCACTAATTAA
- a CDS encoding thioredoxin domain-containing protein — MLNQLAKNSLEPEIALSNGKPTVFEFYADWCEACKEMAPDMVNAEKLNSNKIDIVLLNVDNSRWFDLIDKYDVNGIPKLTFFDDQGEFKGFSLGVRKYSELNEIFLALINNSELPSFTKLSNSSNLISKNNLKVLNNSIKSEGPRDHS, encoded by the coding sequence ATGCTTAATCAATTGGCTAAGAACTCCTTGGAACCAGAGATAGCTTTGTCAAATGGAAAACCTACAGTGTTTGAATTTTATGCGGATTGGTGTGAAGCTTGCAAGGAGATGGCTCCTGACATGGTTAATGCTGAAAAACTGAATTCAAATAAGATAGATATAGTTTTGCTTAATGTTGATAATTCAAGGTGGTTTGATTTGATTGATAAATATGATGTAAATGGCATTCCTAAATTAACTTTTTTTGACGATCAAGGTGAATTTAAGGGCTTTTCATTGGGAGTTAGAAAATATAGTGAACTTAATGAAATCTTTCTTGCTTTAATTAATAATTCTGAATTACCCTCTTTCACAAAATTATCAAATTCAAGTAATTTAATTTCTAAAAATAATTTAAAAGTGCTAAATAATAGTATTAAATCAGAAGGCCCAAGGGATCATAGCTAG
- the thyX gene encoding FAD-dependent thymidylate synthase, with protein sequence MSSVQLITSTPNAEKSMAYIARVSNPKNQDNDDFTKLIGYCIKNEHWSVFEQAYMTLQIETTRGIAAQILRHRSFTFQEFSQRYADSMQLGEIPIPELRRQDNKNRQNSISDLPKEIINTFNKKIKHQFVQNKELYEEMLEAGIAKECARFVLPLATPTRIYMTGSCRSWIHYINLRTGHGTQKEHMEIAQECKNIFSKEYPVVSSALNWLF encoded by the coding sequence ATGAGTAGTGTTCAATTAATAACCTCTACGCCAAACGCTGAAAAAAGCATGGCATATATTGCCAGGGTTAGCAATCCAAAGAATCAAGATAATGATGACTTTACGAAATTAATTGGGTATTGCATTAAGAACGAACATTGGAGCGTATTTGAGCAAGCTTATATGACTTTGCAAATAGAAACTACTCGAGGAATTGCTGCACAAATTTTAAGACATCGATCATTTACCTTTCAAGAATTCTCACAGCGCTATGCAGATAGCATGCAATTAGGAGAAATTCCCATACCAGAATTAAGAAGACAAGATAATAAAAATAGACAAAATTCTATATCAGACTTGCCAAAAGAAATTATTAATACTTTCAACAAAAAAATTAAACATCAGTTTGTTCAAAATAAAGAGCTTTATGAAGAGATGTTAGAAGCTGGAATCGCCAAAGAATGTGCAAGATTTGTACTTCCACTTGCTACCCCAACCAGAATTTACATGACAGGATCATGTCGTTCCTGGATTCATTACATAAATCTTAGAACTGGTCATGGCACGCAAAAAGAGCATATGGAGATTGCACAAGAATGTAAAAATATTTTTTCAAAAGAATATCCAGTAGTTTCATCTGCTTTGAATTGGCTATTCTAG
- the dcd gene encoding dCTP deaminase produces the protein MLKNDLWIAEQASLGMLEPFQEKLIRHLEPESEKSPVLSFGCSSYGYDLRLSSKEFLIFRHVPGTVMNPKKFNPANLEPTDLKEDEDGKYFILPAHSYGLGVALEKMKVPPNITVICLGKSTYARLGIIVNTTPAEASWEGHLTLEFSNSSGADCRIYADEGICQLLFFEGDPCETTYSDRKGKYQYQQEKVTLAKV, from the coding sequence ATGTTAAAAAACGATCTTTGGATTGCTGAACAGGCTTCACTAGGAATGCTTGAACCTTTTCAAGAAAAGCTAATAAGACATCTTGAGCCGGAATCCGAAAAATCTCCTGTTTTAAGCTTTGGTTGCTCATCATATGGATATGATTTGCGTCTCTCCTCTAAAGAGTTTTTGATTTTTAGGCATGTCCCTGGAACAGTAATGAATCCTAAAAAGTTTAATCCTGCAAATTTAGAACCTACAGATTTAAAAGAAGACGAGGACGGTAAATATTTTATTTTACCTGCACACTCTTATGGCCTTGGAGTTGCATTAGAAAAAATGAAAGTACCGCCAAATATTACAGTTATTTGCCTTGGGAAAAGCACCTACGCCCGTCTAGGAATAATCGTAAATACAACTCCTGCTGAAGCAAGCTGGGAAGGTCATCTAACACTGGAATTCAGTAATAGCTCTGGAGCAGATTGCAGGATTTATGCTGACGAAGGAATTTGTCAATTACTCTTCTTTGAAGGAGATCCTTGTGAAACAACTTACAGTGATAGGAAAGGTAAATATCAATATCAACAAGAAAAAGTAACTTTAGCAAAGGTTTAA
- a CDS encoding cob(I)yrinic acid a,c-diamide adenosyltransferase has product MNARVSINAQQRGSSPSKEASLRPTHIRKPLQLVATQGQVQIHTSTFRGSFSVVLSEAIRSAGLGSQVLIAQFLRGGVNQGPNGAINLCGRLEWLRPAIETCLQEKILEEHLSLKRKYEEKAIKELWEFCKSRLIEKKIDKIVLDEIGIAISLGFIEENDLIFMINNRPSSTDIILTGPSIPPKVIEMADQITELRCN; this is encoded by the coding sequence ATGAATGCACGAGTTAGCATTAATGCTCAACAGAGGGGTTCATCGCCGTCAAAAGAGGCTTCTCTAAGGCCTACCCACATTAGAAAGCCTTTACAACTAGTTGCAACACAAGGTCAAGTTCAAATCCACACTTCTACTTTTAGAGGTAGTTTTTCCGTTGTTCTTAGTGAGGCAATTAGATCTGCAGGATTGGGAAGCCAAGTTTTAATAGCTCAATTTTTGAGAGGTGGAGTTAACCAAGGACCAAATGGAGCTATCAATCTTTGCGGGCGACTTGAGTGGTTAAGACCAGCTATTGAAACGTGCTTGCAAGAAAAAATATTGGAAGAACATTTATCTTTAAAAAGAAAATATGAAGAAAAAGCGATCAAAGAACTCTGGGAATTTTGTAAATCACGTTTAATCGAAAAAAAAATAGATAAAATCGTTCTCGATGAAATAGGAATAGCTATTAGTCTTGGTTTTATTGAAGAAAATGATTTAATTTTTATGATAAATAATCGACCATCATCCACAGATATTATTCTTACAGGACCATCAATACCTCCTAAAGTAATTGAAATGGCTGATCAAATCACTGAATTACGCTGCAATTAA
- the ntcA gene encoding global nitrogen regulator NtcA, translating to MVTSYRGFTRFNQPKNSQMVGSSSTPLPPNKTLLDVIKSLEGVSTETVDRSKTIFFPGDPAERVYLIRRGAVRLSRVYETGEEITVALLRENSLFGVLSLLTGHRSDRFYHAVAFTRVELVSAPATSLRNAIEQDASVGLLLLQGLSSRVLQTETMIETLTHRDMSSRLASFLLVLCRDFGVPGEKGVTIDLRLSHQAIAEAIGSTRVTITRLLGELKSSSLLAIDRKKITIFDPIALAKRFN from the coding sequence ATGGTCACTTCGTATCGTGGCTTTACTCGTTTCAACCAACCCAAAAATAGCCAGATGGTTGGTAGCTCCTCAACTCCATTGCCGCCAAATAAAACTCTCTTAGATGTAATTAAATCTTTGGAGGGAGTTTCTACTGAAACTGTAGATAGATCAAAAACTATTTTTTTTCCTGGTGATCCTGCTGAAAGGGTTTATTTGATAAGACGTGGTGCAGTGCGATTGAGCAGAGTCTATGAAACGGGTGAAGAAATTACTGTTGCTTTATTGAGAGAAAATAGTCTGTTTGGAGTTTTATCTTTATTGACAGGTCATAGATCAGATCGTTTTTATCACGCTGTTGCCTTTACACGTGTGGAACTCGTTTCTGCTCCAGCCACATCATTAAGGAATGCAATTGAGCAAGATGCCTCTGTTGGTTTGCTCCTTTTACAAGGTTTATCAAGTCGAGTACTTCAAACTGAAACAATGATTGAAACTTTAACTCATAGAGATATGTCTTCTCGTCTCGCAAGTTTTTTACTTGTTTTATGTAGAGACTTTGGTGTGCCTGGGGAAAAAGGAGTCACAATTGACTTAAGACTCTCTCATCAAGCTATTGCTGAAGCAATAGGTTCAACCAGAGTTACTATTACACGACTACTTGGTGAGTTGAAAAGTTCCTCATTATTGGCAATAGATAGGAAGAAAATAACCATATTCGATCCAATAGCGTTAGCAAAAAGATTTAATTGA